The genomic segment tcataataaaaagtaataatttttcatggatgacccaaataagatatctatctcacaaaatacgacccgtgagaccgtctcataccaTTGTTTTTGCCAAAAAACTTATATAATACtttatgtatatttttaaaataatatttcctCGAATGTCATCAtaactttatttttattatcatgATATCCTTCAATATAtacttaataataatatatataacatattaattaaatgttttaataagTATGTGAAGACGTTGCCAACTAACGTATTAGGATTTAATTGGCAATGGGAATCAACCAACCAATCAGAAGCCACCAATACTGATACTCTTGACGCCCATCTCTTTGCCCTTTCCAAGTGGCACCTTTCTTCTTCTCAgcctcaaaaaaataaaaaaattaagttaaatttttgaagaaaatgcTCAATTGAGTTGCATTCTCCACCACTACTCTTGTTCTTCCTGCCACTTGAAGTTCTTCTCAAAGATCACAAACTCAGAAAATGAGTTATTGTGGTTGCTGAGAATCAGGAAACATGGCAACCTTTTCAGCTTCTCTCTGTGCTCCATCTTTGCCCGAATTATTCTTTCTTTCTCGTAACTACCCATCAAAAAGACTGAAACTTTCCCTCTTTGGACCCACTTATCTTGAGCCTAGAACCAAATTCAGGAATATTGGAACAAGAATTAAGTCTGCTCCCAGAGAGGAAAGCGCTGTGCTTGATGAAAAAGACAGAGAGTTATTTACTAAGCTGAATGGTAGTGTCAATGGGAATGGGAATGGGCACGTTAATGGGGATTATAGCTTTGGAAATGTTTCGGTGGAAAATTATTCGAATGATAGTGTGAAACCCGTGAGTGAAAATGGGAGTTTAGACAAGTATGTGAATAAGAATGGGAATGGGAGAGCAGCTGTAAGAAGTGAAGAGGAAAGCATTGAAGTAGTAAAACCGGAGGTAGTGGTTACTCGTAAGAAGACAATAGAGGAGATTGGACAAGAGGAGGCGTGGTTTAAGCAACGTTTGCAAGATCAAGTGGAGGTATTTTATCACTACTATTATGTGCCCGATTTTGTACATCTTGCTCGATCTAAGTTCGTAAAAATGGTGTATTGGATTTACTCTTACTATTTTTTTATGCATTACACGAGAAATTCCATTTCTGTGGGTGCTTATTGTACAGGGAGCTAATTGAACTGTCGAAATTTCTTCCTGCAACTTATTACATCAACCACAATATGCAACTTATTACATCAACCGCAATAAGCAACATATTTATAGCATGAAAATATCAGTTATGATGGAGAACATCATAAATATTATGCTGTGATGTTTAAAGACGTAGAATCCCTTCTTTCTGGGCCATGTTATCTGAGTGATGCGCATATTTTCCCCCAATTTCTTATCCTTCATGATTTTCTTGAATGTCAAATACCGATTTTTGGAGAAAGTAAACATTTAAGTGTCTCTGTATTGGATGAAAATTCTTTTAAGTCATGCTTGTATGCTGTCGGTGGTTACCCTCTGAAGTCTTATGATATTTGATTAAAATGGATACACTTAGTTGTGGTTTATTGTGTGGACCAGAGTTCATACTTTTCTTCATTGTCTGGGTTTTTGTAGGTATCTGTTGCTCCTGGTGGTCGTTGGAGCCAGTTTAAGACCTATTCTACAATTCAAAGGACTTTGGAAATATGGGGATTTGTCCTGACTTTTTTATTCAGAGTTTGGCTGAACAATCAGAAGTTCTCTTACAAAGGTTGGCCATTTTCCAAACTGATTCTAAATGAACGTTTAGTGGGTGacattattatatcatgttaacATGCCATATGCATGGTATGCAACCTAAGAAAAATGACGTAGAAAGGTAATTTATCGGCAGTCCATTTATCACCATGACACCTATCTTCTCTATTATACGGCTACATCAATGTGTGTATCACCATTCCGTATTAAACCTATGTAAGATTAACTAAACTGTCTTCCAGAATAGAACAATTGTGaacattgtttttattttactcTTTCCcctaaagttttatctactctTTACCAATTTATTAGCCTAATGGATTTGGAAATGCACCTTGTTAAGGTGGAATGACAGAGGAAAAAAGGGTCCAGAAGCGAAAGGTTCTTGCCAAGtggttaaaagaaaatattttgagactTGGCCCTACATTTATTAAAATTGGTCAGCAATTCTCCACAAGAGTAGACATACTTGCTCAAGAATATGTTGATCAGTTATCAGAACTACAGGTAAGTTCAGTTATTTATGAAATACTATTAGTCATTCTTTATTCTATTGGGCTATATTCAACAATTTATAAAATACAACCTGTCTTTTCTTCACAACTTTGAGTTTTTGTCTTATATCTCGACTTTAATATTTTTACGCAGCATTGTTTCCTGATAACAAATTATAATCTGAAAAAAACAGTCTgagaaaaaaacaaataaatgtattgatgctACGTGCAGGATCAAGTTCCTCCTTTTTCTTCAGAAACTGCCGTCTCAATAGTTGAGGAAGAACTTGGAGCCCCTGTAGATAATTTATTCCAAAGATTTGACCGTGAACCTATTGCTGCGGCAAGTTTAGGTATTCTTTATCCTCTCAATACAGTAAGtaagatattttatttattagctAAGTACATATAACTTTTCAGGGTACTGATTCTTGAATGCAGGTCAGGTACATCGTGCAAAGCTGAAGGGACGTGAGGTTGTCATTAAAGTACAAAGACCTGGTCTGAAGGATCTATTCGACATTGACCTAAAGAATTTGAGGGTGGGTTGCAAATTTTAACTTTTCCTAGTCTCATTTGCTCCAATGCTGGAAATGTCTTGTCCTCGttattgaaaataattaaaaatttagcaAGCGCTTCTTATTTTGTTGTAACTTTCAAGGGTAAAAACTACATCGGTCTATATTACTAATGATTTTGTTAATTTACATTGACATACTTAGGTATACGTTGACCATCTTTATTCACTAACGTTTTTAATTTGTGGTTTCCCTAGGTAATAGCTGAATACCTTCAGAAGATTGATCCCAAATCTGATGGTGCAAAAAGGGATTGGGTTGCTATTTATGATGAATGTGCAAATGTCTTATATCAGGTTATGAATTGCCTTCGATGCTGCATATGACATaaattcattatatttattatttaatattccAACACTTTCGCAGTTCGCTAGTTTATTATTAAACCATAGTGATGGTGTGTTGGAATAATATATTTCAATGAGGGTGCATTTGATCgatggatttgaaatttgatTTGTTTAGATGATACAAATTCAAGTAAATTTCAAATACACTCTATATCAAGTTGAGCATTTTCAATAGTAATTATGATGATGGACGTCTTTTGAAATCCATCCATAAAAATCATTTCTCAACTCAAATCCTTCCATTCAAATCTCAAATCAAATTCATCAATCCAAATGCAACATCAAAGAATCGTTGGCTGCAACTTAGAGCCAAATGTTGTCTTGAGTGTTTGTATGTATTTGCATTGGGATGAGGAAGACCGTTACAAAAACCCATTTATTGCTAAGTGTTAGGGGATAGATTATAAACCTAAATCTTTTGGTTCGATGTCAAATAATAATTCTACTTCCTGTTTTCCCTACAAGCCATTTCAATAAATGTATAAACATATGAATGCATGGTCACTTTGATTGTTTATTTGATAGAACGAACTTAGAATCAAAAGGCTGTAATACGGTTACCAATAATTAATGCTTTTGTTGAACTCAATTCTTTTGAAAGGAGGACCAAGATTTCAATGAAAAAATTGAGTCCTGGTAGCTTTCTAGCTGGCCTTCTAAAGTTTACCAAATAATTTGGGCACGTGATAATTCACTCATGAAATGCACCTAACATGTTTCCATTACTTATGAGTAGGACTTTTGCTACTAAACGTGGAATTTAAGCAGATACTACTCTTCTATAAACAAACTTAAAAATGTCTAATATCCTTCACTTGTTATGTAGAGATTCCAATAAGGTATTAATTAGACATTATTTGCCATGTTCAGGAGATTGATTATACTAAAGAAGCTGCTAATGCTGAGAAATTTGCGAACAACTTTAAAGATATGGATTACGTGAAAGTCCCGACAATTGATTGGGAATACACAACCCCACAGGTTCAAACGTGTGGAAAGCATAAAATTTCAGTGTTAACCACACTATTCTTgatgaaatattattaatttgcaTAGCTTCTCCATGTTCCATAGATTCTAACGATGGAATATGTTCCTGGAATCAAAATAAACCGGATACAAGCTCTAGATCAGTTGGGTGTGGATCGCAAACGGTATGATTCTTGTAAATTAAACTTCAAAGCAGACTTATTCTTGCACTTCCATGTTCAATTCTCACTGTGATTTTTATGTATAATGTTCATCAGGTTGGGCCGTTATGCTGTTGAATCTTACCTGGAGCAGATTTTGTCCCATGGGTTTTTCCATGCCGATCCAGTGAGTGGTCCTCAAATCTATTCATTCTTGAATGCTTTGTAAAGAATTTCCTCTCACCTCATCAATTACACTATGCTTATGAGTACTTGCTTCGTATAATTGATTTTCTTAAAAGTTGGATTTCCTGGCATCACCTATTTGTTCTCTAGTATTTTGGGTACATATCCCAGAGATAGATTCTCTATTGCATGCCCCCATATAAATTTTCTGAAATTACATGCTTCAGGATCAACCTTGTGAAATTACTCCCTGTTTTATCTACTGTGTCAATTTTCTTTCTTCTTGCAGCATCCTGGAAACATTGCTGTCGATGATGTCAATGGTGGAAGATTGATCTTTTATGACTTTGGAATGATGGGAAGGTGCGTTTTCTGCCGTGCTTTCTGCATGTAGAAATATGTTTCCTGGCTTAGAGTTATCAAGTCAATTTAATCTCTATGGAAATATGATACTCTGGCCCTAACTTTGTGCAGTATAAGTCCAAACATCAGAGAAGGCTTGCTGGAGGTTTTTTATGGAGTTTATGAGAAAGACGCTGAAAAGGTGATTGTTCTAAATATTGCGACGTGTTGTCTATATTTATGTGCCTGACTGTCAGCTAAGAGAATGCATGACAGCTGATTGTGTATCTTGTTTGTTCCATTGAAGAAAATGCATGAATCTGCTGCAGGTTATTCAAGCAATGGTTCAAATGGGTGTACTAGTACCTACGGGAGATACGACTGCTGTCAGACGAACTGCACAATTCTTTCTGAACAGGTTTTTGTTGGCTCATACATAGatctttttctttcttgtttctctGATTTTTTTCAAACCTAAACGCACACATATGTTTCCCTTAGACTCTTTTTTCATGTAGCAGCACCAATGCCTCAGCAAAACATTTTACCAGAAGCTGAAATGCAAGAATTCCACCATCTTAATTTGAGTTTAAGACCATTCAAATCTTAGCCAGATAATATCAATTGCTTGGCTGGAAACTAGATTTAGTTTGATGCTTAATATGATGAATGTGTTGCTCATAAGCTTGTCATATTGAAAGATATGCACGAATGACCCAACAAGAAGTTGAGGACTGTGAATTGAGCTTTGTGGTTGATTCACGTGTTGGACTTGCATATTTTATGAGAGATAAGTTTTGGGTTTACTAGTGATGCATCTTTTTTTCAAGTGTATGTTTTTTGCCATTGATGGCAAAAGATTTTATGACTGGTGTTTGCCTCCAATATAGAAATCCCATTATTGTAATACTATGCGTTGTTGCTATTGGTGTTTGCGTATGTATACCTTCCTACCATGTGATAAACCGGTATCTTGGGCACAACTGTTTCCTGGACTTCCAATGAATTAATCAAAGAAAATTTTCAGTTACAAAATACCTTTTGCAGCTTTGAAGAGCGACTTGTGgcacaaagaaaagaaagagaaaTTACACAAACAGAACTTGGATTTAAGAAGCCATTGAGCAAGGAGGAACAAGTTGAGAAAAAGAAACAGCGTCTTGCCGCAATTGGTAACTCTTCTGTTAGGTTAATTGTTTTCACACCTGTAACATACtgatttattgattataatGGAATGCAGAAGTTATTTTGGTtctaaaatgtgtcatcttttTTAGAAATATGCACTATTCCATATgcattattttttatgcatcTATTGGGACTTCATTTGTGTTCTTGTTTTTGTGTTTTTAACAGGCGAAGATTTGTTAGCGATTGCAGCAGATCAGCCCTTCCGGTTTCCTGCCACATTCACTTTCGTTGTCAGAGCTTTTTCAGGTATTCAGCTCTTGTTTCGTATACTGTGCTGCCCTTCCCAGCTCATTCTGATTTCTCAATCGCAAACCTTTCGTCAGTGTTGGATGGTATTGGAAAGGGGCTCGATCCTCGATTTGACATCACTGAGATTGCTAAACCGTAAGTTTATCCTGGGATTTATGGGTCAGACATTAAAGAATATTGCATCTTTCTTTTGACTAAATGAGTTTCATGTACAATGCAGTTATGCTTTGGAATTGTTAAGATTTCGCGAAGTTGGCGTTGAAGTTATCCTAAAGGCAATGTTCTCCACACCTTAGCTGACAAAAATATTTCGAATGTGGTTGATGGTAGTCAAAAAGGGAAGGCTTTTCTTCTGAAACTTTATCTTTCTTGTGTTCAGGACTTCAGGAAGAGATGGGACAGGCAATCCCGTGCATTTTCGAATTTATTTAGGCAAGCTGATAGAGTAGAAAAGCTTGCTGACATTGTCCAGCAACTGGTAGGTGATTTGGTACTCAGAAAATATACAATATTCTCTAGTAGCATGCTTTAAATATTTCATTGATGTGTCTCTTCACAGGAGCAAGGCAATTTAAAACTTCGTGTTCGAACTTTGGAGTCTGAGCGGGCTTTTCAGCGTGTTGCGGCTGTTCAAAACATGGTTGGGAGTGTAAGTTCCCATGATTCAAATCGTAGTGCCAAACTATACAACAAATATTATGCAAGCAATTTTATCAGACAAGAATATAATTTCCTTTCAACTCTATTccttatttaaaaagaaaagtgCACAAGTTTCGGTTCTAATTTACAGGCAGTTGCTGCCGGAAGCTTGATCAACCTTGCAACAATTTTATACCTTAATTCCATAAGGGTTAGTCTTCCAGTATATTCCAAGTGACTATCAACTGGATCAATTGTTGTCCAACTCTCGTTACAATCCTTATTTTCTTCTGCAGATGCCTGCAACTATTGCATACATCTTCTGTGCGTTTTTCTGCCTCAAAGTTCTAATTGGCACAGTGATAGTTAAGAAATTAGATCAAAGAGAAAGGCTGATCACTGGAACTGCTTAAATATATGTATGATGCACTACTCTTCTTAAATTTTCTATGTTTCTGCCGACATTATTATGTCATGATACAAACCCCGGTCTTGCTACAGAGTCAGAACCACAAGTTATAAATGCAAGGCGAGTCGTTAACCTTCAAAATGCTTCTGTCTTCTGCATTGTGAAATTTGGAGGGATTATCTGAATCCATGGCTTGGAACTGCATGCTTTTAAGAACCATGCTAGATCCCTATCTTAGGCCCAAACCGCAGTTTGCTCTCACATTTTGACATCTAAATGTGTTATTTTTTGCCAAATCGTTGTGTTCTGGCTGGAGTTCACCATTTAAGTCCATCAAGTAGGCCACCCGTCTATGTGCATTCATGATTTGTTGTAAAGATCGGTATGTGCATCTTGTATACAGTaacttttatgaaaattttccaGAGAAATAAGTGAATATACTTTGTTATGAACTTTTTGTATAAATAAGTAATTCCTTATTGtacaaaatctttaatgaatatAAAGCAAAATGGATTTCATGTCCATGTAGACCCCGCTAACTAGGGGTTATGAGCAATGAGTAGATCCAAGTATGGAAATTGAGATTTTTCTAATATTAATACAAAGTGAGTCTATGGTGTCTTCTTGCTTTTGCGATTTATTGGCGATACACGAAGCATAATACGGAGTCGTTTGACTGTCCTAAGACTAGCTTTGAAATTTCCAACATGACAAGGTTTGCAGTCTGTAATTACTAGTCTACGTATACGTTCTGTAGAAGTTTGTTCCAGAACTTCGTCAAACAATCCAAACCTTCTTGatttttcatcatttttagGTTCCTCCATAGTCGATGATTGTTTTTTTCCGTTGGTTATAGTGTTATAGAAAAtaggtttatttattttttaacgtTTACTTGATTTCTTGAAAGACCTTTGATATATAGTTCGCTATTCCCTTTAGACGTAGGCTCATGCATGTATAATAAATTGATTTTTCACGccatttttctttgttttacAAGTTTCACCAAGCCATGCATGCATGCGTGAAGTATCACTAGATAATAAACAACTTTTTGTTATCTAAATCTTAGACTCAAATGAGGGATAAATAATTACGAACTTTATGTATAAATACAGGAAAAAACAATaactttttttttgaaaggAATAACTTTTCTTTTTCTAGATATTTAATGTGTACTtatcatacatatatattctCATCAAATAATTCTAGTCTTCTTCCTTCTGCGTAGCATGATAACCGGAATTAcatcaaattaataatttgcGTATCCTTTTCACTCTCTTCTTTCGATATAATAACAACTggaacaaaaataataaaaagaaaaagaaggtTTGAGAGGACAAGATGTTACATGTAGTTTGTATTGAACATGTGATACTGTCTTACGGATCAATTTTATGATACAGATTTCCAATCCAACCTGACTTGACCCGATTcatgaaaatattatattttatgctaaaagtattatttatcattttaaatATAGATCGGGTTAACTCTTCTCATAAGAATAAATTCGTGAGATTATATCGTAAAAAAGCTATTGAAAAATTAATGTCTTCTTGCTCTAATTCGGAAATTGTAATAACAAGTCATTTGATGGAAACAAATTAAACGTTGACAGGAAACGAGATGCACCATACCATATGTGTATTTAAAAAATCGCCTATTTCGTAAAAATCTAAATATGACCAAGTAATGTCTTACAAGAGATCTATTGAAAAAATTATGTCTTCTTGCACCAATTCGGAAATGGTAATAATTTGATGCCAAAAAAATTAGAGTAGTTATCTTATGAGACGGTGTCacaaatctttatatgtgagacgggtcaatcctaccgatattcacaataaaaaaataatactcttagtataaaaaataatattttttcatggatgactcaaataagagatatgtctcacaaaatacaacccgtgagattttctcacacaagtttttgccataaaatTAAACGTTGATATGAACGAGATACACCACACCACATGCTTACCTAAAAAAATTGTCCTATTTCATAAAAGTGTAAATATGGCCAAGCAATTCATCACA from the Primulina eburnea isolate SZY01 chromosome 3, ASM2296580v1, whole genome shotgun sequence genome contains:
- the LOC140826284 gene encoding protein ACTIVITY OF BC1 COMPLEX KINASE 8, chloroplastic, whose amino-acid sequence is MATFSASLCAPSLPELFFLSRNYPSKRLKLSLFGPTYLEPRTKFRNIGTRIKSAPREESAVLDEKDRELFTKLNGSVNGNGNGHVNGDYSFGNVSVENYSNDSVKPVSENGSLDKYVNKNGNGRAAVRSEEESIEVVKPEVVVTRKKTIEEIGQEEAWFKQRLQDQVEVSVAPGGRWSQFKTYSTIQRTLEIWGFVLTFLFRVWLNNQKFSYKGGMTEEKRVQKRKVLAKWLKENILRLGPTFIKIGQQFSTRVDILAQEYVDQLSELQDQVPPFSSETAVSIVEEELGAPVDNLFQRFDREPIAAASLGQVHRAKLKGREVVIKVQRPGLKDLFDIDLKNLRVIAEYLQKIDPKSDGAKRDWVAIYDECANVLYQEIDYTKEAANAEKFANNFKDMDYVKVPTIDWEYTTPQILTMEYVPGIKINRIQALDQLGVDRKRLGRYAVESYLEQILSHGFFHADPHPGNIAVDDVNGGRLIFYDFGMMGSISPNIREGLLEVFYGVYEKDAEKVIQAMVQMGVLVPTGDTTAVRRTAQFFLNSFEERLVAQRKEREITQTELGFKKPLSKEEQVEKKKQRLAAIGEDLLAIAADQPFRFPATFTFVVRAFSVLDGIGKGLDPRFDITEIAKPYALELLRFREVGVEVILKDFRKRWDRQSRAFSNLFRQADRVEKLADIVQQLEQGNLKLRVRTLESERAFQRVAAVQNMVGSAVAAGSLINLATILYLNSIRMPATIAYIFCAFFCLKVLIGTVIVKKLDQRERLITGTA